In Gossypium arboreum isolate Shixiya-1 chromosome 5, ASM2569848v2, whole genome shotgun sequence, a single genomic region encodes these proteins:
- the LOC108465461 gene encoding pentatricopeptide repeat-containing protein At1g62914, mitochondrial-like → MGRIDFGFSVLGKMLKLGVEPSAVTFSTLINGLCNQSKISEAVSIFDEMTERGYQPDLIVYSTILKGLCKSGNIDRAVRFLRLMEGRSFEPNVVAYSTILDCLCKNGLLKEALDFLSEMKVKGMRPNIITYSCLNRRRQQGF, encoded by the exons ATGG GAAGGATTGATTTTGGGTTTTCTGTTTTGGGGAAAATGCTGAAGTTAGGTGTTGAACCTAGTGCTGTAACTTTTTCAACTTTGATTAATGGGCTTTGTAATCAAAGTAAGATTTCTGAGGCCGTTAGTATCTTCGATGAAATGACTGAAAGAGGATATCAACCTGATTTGATTGTTTACAGTACAATACTTAAGGGGTTGTGTAAGAGCGGCAATATTGATAGAGCTGTTAGGTTTCTAAGGCTGATGGAAGGCAGAAGTTTTGAACCCAATGTTGTAGCATATAGTACCATCCTTGACTGTCTTTGTAAGAATGGGTTATTAAAGGAGGCTCTTGATTTCTTATCTGAAATGAAGGTTAAAGGCATGAGACCAAATATCATTACTTACAGTTGCTTAAACAGGAGGAGGCAACAAGGCTTTTGA
- the LOC128293098 gene encoding pentatricopeptide repeat-containing protein At1g12300, mitochondrial-like, whose protein sequence is MVDNNISLNIVTYTILIDALCKEGMISKAVETLDMMRKQGIEPNVVTYDALVNGHCLQNEMDKARRVLQLMIEKGCAPNIVTYSTMINGYCKGNLKEALKFFQAMQNSGLELDIGPYTILTDGLCKAGHIEVAKELFHQLSDNGLKPNVYKYGVTINGLYKE, encoded by the exons ATGGTGGATAACAATATTTCACTTAATATTGTCACATATACTATATTGATTGATGCACTTTGCAAGGAAGGAATGATTTCTAAAGCTGTAGAGACCCTTGACATGATGAGAAAGCAAGGCATTGAGCCTAATGTTGTTACCTATGATGCATTAGTTAATGGTCATTGCTTGCAGAATGAAATGGATAAAGCTAGAAGAGTTTTACAGTTGATGATTGAGAAGGGTTGTGCACCTAATATAGTTACTTACAGCACCATGATCAATGGATATTGCAAAG GTAATCTCAAAGAGGCATTGAAATTTTTTCAAGCAATGCAAAACAGTGGGTTGGAACTTGATATTGGCCCATATACTATCCTAACTGATGGCTTGTGCAAAGCTGGGCATATTGAAGTTGCCAAGGAATTATTTCATCAACTCTCAGACAATGGTTTAAAACCGAATGTTTACAAATATGGTGTAACGATTAATGGACTGTATAAAGAGTAA
- the LOC108465460 gene encoding uncharacterized protein LOC108465460: MGCVGSTPAKGDGNAKKIRKPKPWKHPQPITKSELEQMRDEFWDTAPHYGGQKEIWDALRAAAAEPDLSQAQVIVDCAGVIVQNTDLTICYDERGAKYELPKYVLSEPTNMIRDN, from the exons ATGGGGTGTGTTGGATCGACGCCGGCCAAAGGAGACG GGAATGCGAAAAAGATTCGAAAGCCAAAACCATGGAAACATCCTCAGCCGATAACAAAGTCTGAACTCGAGCAGATGCGTGATGAGTTTTGGGACACTGCGCCTCATTACGGTGGCCAAAAAG AAATCTGGGATGCACTTCGGGCTGCTGCTGCTGAACCCGATTTAAGCCAGGCTCAAGTTATTGTGGACTGTGCAGGGGTCATAGTCCAAAATACTGATCTAACTATCTGCTATGATGAAAGAG GTGCCAAGTATGAACTACCGAAGTATGTTTTGAGCGAGCCAACGAACATGATCCGAGATAATTGA
- the LOC108465459 gene encoding uncharacterized protein LOC108465459 codes for MSQIETLGILEEIQALVSDKLQVVSYKWLSRNFLVSSNVAKRLLAEFVEKHGSGLEVVYSLSGWLKNSPSNYHIQLVTGPKLSEAKQVYDGNCRVHVYSVQACIPKDLAALWNTEFIQAEELFKQPTSVDNCLRDNRFCGISNSFVKRNVDGTPAKVATAQPNSVGISGLSMHNSAQSNAPQQNKVQQSSSKVAQKPPIVIKGIKSDSISGEVHDLVTKPSADKEKNISFPSNKKKGQNDKGSTGNGGSLANFWDRASAKPKTCSAPADNSDSIQNFNDAQVSSCEAVEHENSDIDAQEVNFGRASNSEGNRKRRVVFDLSDEDEYEDAVNLASPDPPKRKSFLDSKQNSKTSVPERPDVDKPDKDEVTVKEERTANREPNRSLGEETSLGSKSKNGKNSSSVKLESQLPETDLKKDKVTDASSNSPKRRKVLKTRIDDRGREVTEVVWEGEETEVKKVESDVPKKASGATNATTNTVTNTNSRPAVAKRSPAVGTAAPSNPGGKTGNKKAGNAKDPKQGNILSFFKKV; via the exons ATGTCCCAAATTGAAACCCTAGGTATTCTCGAGGAGATCCAAGCACTTGTCTCCGATAAACTTCAAGTA GTATCCTACAAGTGGTTGAGTCGTAATTTTTTAGTCTCATCCAATGTTGCAAAGAG ATTGCTTGCAGAGTTTGTTGAGAAACATGGAAGTGGCTTAGAAGTTGTATATAGTTTGTCTGGCTGGTTGAAGAACTCTCCATCAAATTATCATATTCAGCTCGTGACAGGGCCTAAACTTTCGG AGGCCAAGCAAGTATATGATGGCAATTGCAGAGTTCATGTGTATAGTGTGCAAGCTTGCATCCCAAAGGACCTGGCTGCACTTTGGAATACTGAATTTATACAAGCTGAAGAGCTCTTCAAGCAGCCCACCTCAGTGGATAATTGCTTGAGAGATAACAG ATTCTGTGGGATTTCAAATTCATTTGTCAAGCGCAATGTCGATGGTACTCCTGCGAAGGTTGCAACTGCACAGCCAAATAGTGTGGGAATCTCAGGACTGTCCATGCATAATTCTGCTCAATCCAATGCTCCTCAACAAAATAAGGTTCAGCAATCAAGCTCAAAAGTTGCTCAGAAGCCTCCCATTGTGATAAAAGGTATCAAAAGCGACAGTATCAGTGGTGAAGTCCATGATTTGGTCACCAAGCCTTCTGCtgataaagaaaaaaatatttcctTTCCTTCTAATAAAAAGAAAGGCCAGAATGATAAAGGCTCCACTGGAAATGGAGGTTCATTAGCAAATTTCTGGGATCGTGCATCTGCAAAACCAAAAACCTGTTCAGCGCCCGCAGATAATAGTGATTCCATACAAAATTTTAATG ATGCACAAGTTTCATCTTGTGAAGCAGTAGAACATGAGAACAGTGACATTGATGCTCAAGAAGTTAATTTTGGGAGAGCTTCTAATAGTGAAGGGAATAGGAAACGGAGGGTAGTTTTCGATTTATCAGATGAAGATGAGTATGAAGATGCTGTCAATCTAGCTTCACCTGATCCCCCTAAAAGGAAATCATTTTTAGATTCAAAACAAAATTCTAAAACTTCAGTTCCAGAGAGGCCCGATGTAGACAAACCAGACAAAGATGAAGTAACAGTTAAGGAAGAGAGAACTGCTAATAGAGAACCCAATAGATCACTGGGGGAAGAAACTTCACTTGGCAGCAAAAGCAAAAATGGTAAGAATTCCTCTTCGGTCAAGCTTGAAAGCCAGCTTCCTGAAACTGATTTAAAGAAGGATAAAGTGACTGATGCCTCATCAAATTCACCTAAAAGGAGGAAAGTGTTGAAGACACGTATTGATGACCGTGGAAGAGAAG TTACTGAGGTAGTTTGGGAAGGCGAGGAGACAGAGGTGAAGAAGGTTGAAAGTGACGTGCCGAAGAAAGCTAGTGGAGCAACCAATGCTACCACCAATACTGTCACAAATACTAATAGCCG GCCTGCTGTAGCCAAAAGGTCCCCTGCAGTTGGAACCGCTGCACCATCTAATCCGGGAGGTAAAACGGGAAACAAGAAAGCTGGAAATGCAAAGGATCCTAAGCAAGGAAACATTCTATCTTTCTTCAAAAAGGTCTGA